Proteins encoded together in one Argiope bruennichi chromosome 1, qqArgBrue1.1, whole genome shotgun sequence window:
- the LOC129973905 gene encoding adhesive plaque matrix protein-like: MPYHTNQIETMPYHTNQIETMPYHTNQIETMPYHTNQNETLPHHTNQIETIPHHTNQIETIPHHTNQIETIPTRLKPYYTIPTRLKPYYTMPTRLKPYYTIPTRLKPYHTMPTRLKPYHTMPTRLKPYHTMPTRLKPYHTMPTRLKPYHTMPTRLKPYHTITTRLKPFHTNQIETKF, translated from the coding sequence ATGCCATACCATACCAACCAGATTGAAACTATGCCATACCATACCAACCAGATTGAAACTATGCCATATCATACCAACCAGATTGAAACTATGCCATACCATACCAACCAGAATGAAACCCTACCACACCATACCAACCAGATTGAAACCATACCACACCATACCAATCAGATTGAAACCATACCACACCATACCAACCAGATTGAAACCATACCAACCAGATTGAAGCCATACTACACCATACCAACCAGATTGAAACCATACTACACCATGCCAACCAGATTGAAACCATACTACACCATACCAACCAGACTGAAACCATATCACACCATGCCAACCAGACTGAAACCATACCACACCATGCCAACCAGACTGAAACCATACCACACCATGCCAACCAGACTGAAACCATACCACACCATGCCAACCAGACTGAAACCATACCACACCATGCCAACCAGACTGAAACCATACCACACCATAACAACCAGATTGAAACCATTCCATACCAaccaaattgaaacaaaattttga
- the LOC129958018 gene encoding E3 ubiquitin-protein ligase MARCHF8-like isoform X1 yields MPLQQIRVTPADRKSSNEKEKVKYDTKPETFSAGSPTCPRMDRRHSSQPSTVSSSLGGVDICRICHCEGDAELPLISPCFCAGSLRYVHQSCLQQWIKSSDTRCCELCKFQFIMHTKIKPFRKWEKLEMSPVEQRKVLCSITFHVVAITCVVWSLYVLIDRTAEEMRTGVLEWPFWTKLIVVAIGFTGGLVFMYVQCKMYVQLFKRWRAFNRIIYVQNAPEKCSQQQQAVFSAAELTANVLAKSEEKRFSPDEEEFHSCRTSNSSGSTESVHQGSNHEETISTCGGGLRQDSSVLPTAANVETGSTKTTLTSVTDSAPANDDHPLAGGHPLSEVVVVSNVEDDIPLPPTPLVVRDMTPCTGDEASLRDAFLSRQLQQTAS; encoded by the exons CCCGAAACCTTCAGTGCCGGGTCCCCGACGTGCCCCCGCATGGATCGCCGTCACTCCTCTCAGCCGTCGACGGTGTCGAGCTCGCTGGGCGGCGTCGACATCTGCCGCATTTGCCACTGCGAGGGGGACGCCGAACTGCCCCTCATTTCCCCCTGCTTCTGCGCTGGATCCCTGCGCTACGTGCACCAGTCCTGCCTGCAGCAGTGGATCAAGAGCTCGGACACGCGCTGCTGCGAACTCTGCAAGTTCCAGTTCATCATGCACACAAAGATCAAACCTTTTAGAAAG tgGGAGAAGCTGGAAATGTCACCGGTGGAACAGCGCAAGGTTCTATGCTCCATCACCTTCCATGTGGTCGCCATAACGTGCGTGGTGTGGTCCTTGTACGTGCTCATCGACCGCACCGCCGAGGAGATGCGCACGGGTGTCCTGGAATGGCCCTTTTGGACCAAGCTCATCGTGGTGGCCATAGGCTTCACGGGCGGCCTCGTCTTCATGTACGTCCAGTGCAAGATGTACGTTCAACTGTTCAAGCGGTGGCGGGCCTTCAACCGCATCATCTACGTGCAGAACGCACCGGAGAAGTGCAGCCAGCAACAGCAGGCTGTCTTCTCTGCCGCCGAGCTCACTGCAAACGTACTTGCCAAGAGCGAGGAGAAGCGTTTCTCGCCCGACGAAGAGGAGTTCCACAGCTGCAGGACCAGCAACTCCTCGGGCAGCACGGAGAGCGTCCACCAAGGATCTAACCACGAGGAAACAATCTCCACCTGCGGTGGTGGTCTAAGACAGGACTCGTCCGTTCTGCCGACAGCCGCCAACGTGGAGACAGGATCCACCAAGACTACACTTACCTCTGTCACAGACAGTGCCCCCGCCAATGATGACCATCCCCTCGCTGGCGGCCATCCCCTTAGTGAAGTGGTAGTGGTGTCAAACGTCGAGGATGATATCCCATTGCCACCAACTCCCTTGGTGGTAAGGGACATGACTCCCTGTACGGGGGACGAAGCGTCCTTGAGAGATGCCTTTCTTTCCAGACAATTGCAACAGACCGCCAGCTGA
- the LOC129958018 gene encoding E3 ubiquitin-protein ligase MARCHF8-like isoform X2, whose translation MDRRHSSQPSTVSSSLGGVDICRICHCEGDAELPLISPCFCAGSLRYVHQSCLQQWIKSSDTRCCELCKFQFIMHTKIKPFRKWEKLEMSPVEQRKVLCSITFHVVAITCVVWSLYVLIDRTAEEMRTGVLEWPFWTKLIVVAIGFTGGLVFMYVQCKMYVQLFKRWRAFNRIIYVQNAPEKCSQQQQAVFSAAELTANVLAKSEEKRFSPDEEEFHSCRTSNSSGSTESVHQGSNHEETISTCGGGLRQDSSVLPTAANVETGSTKTTLTSVTDSAPANDDHPLAGGHPLSEVVVVSNVEDDIPLPPTPLVVRDMTPCTGDEASLRDAFLSRQLQQTAS comes from the exons ATGGATCGCCGTCACTCCTCTCAGCCGTCGACGGTGTCGAGCTCGCTGGGCGGCGTCGACATCTGCCGCATTTGCCACTGCGAGGGGGACGCCGAACTGCCCCTCATTTCCCCCTGCTTCTGCGCTGGATCCCTGCGCTACGTGCACCAGTCCTGCCTGCAGCAGTGGATCAAGAGCTCGGACACGCGCTGCTGCGAACTCTGCAAGTTCCAGTTCATCATGCACACAAAGATCAAACCTTTTAGAAAG tgGGAGAAGCTGGAAATGTCACCGGTGGAACAGCGCAAGGTTCTATGCTCCATCACCTTCCATGTGGTCGCCATAACGTGCGTGGTGTGGTCCTTGTACGTGCTCATCGACCGCACCGCCGAGGAGATGCGCACGGGTGTCCTGGAATGGCCCTTTTGGACCAAGCTCATCGTGGTGGCCATAGGCTTCACGGGCGGCCTCGTCTTCATGTACGTCCAGTGCAAGATGTACGTTCAACTGTTCAAGCGGTGGCGGGCCTTCAACCGCATCATCTACGTGCAGAACGCACCGGAGAAGTGCAGCCAGCAACAGCAGGCTGTCTTCTCTGCCGCCGAGCTCACTGCAAACGTACTTGCCAAGAGCGAGGAGAAGCGTTTCTCGCCCGACGAAGAGGAGTTCCACAGCTGCAGGACCAGCAACTCCTCGGGCAGCACGGAGAGCGTCCACCAAGGATCTAACCACGAGGAAACAATCTCCACCTGCGGTGGTGGTCTAAGACAGGACTCGTCCGTTCTGCCGACAGCCGCCAACGTGGAGACAGGATCCACCAAGACTACACTTACCTCTGTCACAGACAGTGCCCCCGCCAATGATGACCATCCCCTCGCTGGCGGCCATCCCCTTAGTGAAGTGGTAGTGGTGTCAAACGTCGAGGATGATATCCCATTGCCACCAACTCCCTTGGTGGTAAGGGACATGACTCCCTGTACGGGGGACGAAGCGTCCTTGAGAGATGCCTTTCTTTCCAGACAATTGCAACAGACCGCCAGCTGA